A single genomic interval of Polaribacter vadi harbors:
- a CDS encoding GatB/YqeY domain-containing protein, with translation MSLQKQVMDKMKEAMKAKDTVALQALRAVKSAFLLAKTETGVQAELTEEQEIKIIQKQVKQRKDSAAIFLKQDRQDLAEPELAEIAVLEQFLPEALSEEKIEEVVLATINKLGASGMQDMGKVMGIVSKELAGKADGKTISILVKKNLA, from the coding sequence ATGAGTTTACAAAAACAAGTAATGGACAAAATGAAAGAGGCAATGAAGGCAAAAGATACTGTTGCTTTACAAGCTTTAAGAGCTGTAAAATCTGCTTTTTTGTTGGCTAAAACTGAAACTGGTGTTCAAGCTGAATTAACAGAAGAACAAGAAATAAAGATAATTCAAAAGCAAGTAAAACAAAGAAAAGACAGTGCTGCTATTTTTTTGAAACAAGACAGGCAAGATTTAGCAGAACCTGAATTAGCTGAAATTGCAGTTTTAGAGCAATTTTTACCAGAAGCGTTATCAGAAGAAAAAATTGAAGAAGTTGTTCTTGCAACAATCAATAAATTAGGTGCTTCAGGTATGCAAGATATGGGGAAAGTTATGGGAATTGTTTCTAAAGAATTAGCTGGAAAAGCTGATGGTAAAACAATATCTATTTTAGTGAAGAAAAATTTAGCTTAA
- a CDS encoding Na(+)-translocating NADH-quinone reductase subunit F — protein MKTSQRLEHALIKLYNAYHNNRLNPEDCTACAVGNILDNQDSWKHLSNEHGSLQLNYIGSVHQNLGRKFNGYTPQEILQIEKVFLDSCGFKTPLCHYNPKPQNPTSNEALFNGLVAVVELLCELDNEPNVLDFSKLFEQENGEPVYHVKTFLA, from the coding sequence ATGAAAACTTCGCAAAGATTAGAACACGCTTTAATTAAATTGTATAATGCGTATCATAATAACAGGTTAAATCCAGAAGATTGTACAGCTTGTGCTGTTGGTAATATATTAGACAATCAAGATAGTTGGAAACATCTTTCTAATGAACATGGATCTCTGCAACTAAATTATATTGGTAGCGTTCATCAAAATTTGGGAAGAAAATTTAATGGATATACTCCTCAAGAAATTTTACAAATTGAAAAAGTCTTTTTAGATTCTTGTGGATTTAAAACACCACTTTGTCATTACAATCCAAAACCACAAAACCCGACTTCTAATGAAGCTCTATTTAATGGTTTAGTTGCAGTTGTAGAACTTTTATGCGAACTGGATAACGAACCAAATGTGCTTGATTTTTCTAAACTATTTGAGCAAGAAAATGGAGAACCTGTTTATCACGTTAAAACATTTTTAGCTTAA
- a CDS encoding retropepsin-like aspartic protease, protein MKRIHKILKKNKYIKIKLKKIATNHLELKAKINGIKGSFILDTGASNSCVGIDMISYFNLDATESETKAAGAGAVDMETQQSENNLLKIGDWKTKKCHLVLFDLTHVNTALTQHKAKEVHGIIGADILRKGKAFIDYNKNTLYLKKTKK, encoded by the coding sequence ATGAAACGCATACACAAAATATTAAAGAAGAATAAGTACATCAAAATAAAATTAAAAAAAATTGCAACGAACCACTTAGAGTTAAAAGCTAAAATTAATGGTATAAAAGGTAGTTTTATTTTAGATACAGGAGCTTCTAATTCTTGTGTTGGGATTGATATGATTTCCTATTTTAATTTAGATGCTACAGAGAGCGAAACTAAAGCAGCTGGAGCAGGAGCTGTAGATATGGAAACTCAACAATCAGAAAATAATTTACTTAAAATTGGTGATTGGAAAACTAAAAAATGTCATTTAGTTTTGTTCGATTTAACCCATGTAAATACGGCCTTAACACAACATAAAGCCAAAGAAGTTCATGGAATTATTGGCGCAGATATTTTACGAAAAGGAAAGGCATTTATAGATTACAATAAGAATACTTTATATTTAAAAAAAACCAAAAAATAA